The genomic region CTATCCCGGACTACAGTAAAAACTTTCTTTTTACAGTAAAGGTGCTTGAGATTGTTGCTGCAGCACCCCTTGTATGGGGAGCCTATTACATGATTTCAAAAAACAGAAAGAAAAAAGAATCACAGGATGTGCAGAGCAATGAGAAACAATAGCTGGTTTAGAGAAAAAATATTTCTGGGCATGAGCTTTAAAGAGTATGTTTCAAAACATGCTACACTGCCATTTTTCATTGCCTTTTTAATTCTTGCCTTTTCTTTTTATTCAATGGTTTACAGGCTTCTTTATGGACTTGGTCCTGCAACAAACCTTTCTGATACATATCCATGGGGATTGTGGATTAGCTTTGACATTCTTGCAGGAATTGCTCTTGCTGCACCGGGACTTACAGTGGGCACAGCAGTCTATCTTTTTGGATTAAAAGACTATAAACACTTTGCCAGAGCTGCAATTCTTTCAAGCCTGCTTGGTTATGTTTTTGCAGTCTTTGCCTTGATGTTTGATCTTGGTAGATACTACCGTGTTCCCTATGTAATTGGCTGGTCATGGGGATTAAATTCAATACTGTTTCTCATTGCATGGCATTTTTTCTTGTATATTATCATTTGCCTTATTGAGTGGTTTCCTGCATTTTTTGAATGGATTGGCAGGGAGAAATTGAGAGAATTTTTCTCAAAGCTTGGAATCTGGGCAACTGTATTCGGTGTAATCATTGCTGGTGGACATCAGTCAGCTCTTGGAGGATTGTTTCTTATTGCACCAACAAAAGTGCATCCTCTCTGGTATTCGGCATTACTGCCGTTGTTTTTCCTCATCTCTGCAGTCTTTGCTGGAATTTCAATGGTTATAATTGAAAGCACCATTTCTCATAGAGTTTTTAAAGAACACATAAAAAATTTTGATGAAGAGGAGTTTAATAGAAAAACACTGGGGCTTGCTAAGGCTCTGGTTGTATCGCTTTTTGTATATTTAATTCTTAAAATTCTTGACCTTGCCCATTATGATAACTGGCATTATTTAATTACTGGTTATGGCTACTGGTATCTTTTTGAAGTTTGTGGCTTTGTATTGCTTCCTGCTTTAGTTCTAATAAATGCAATAAAAACAAAAAATGCGAAAATAGTTAGAGTAACAGCCTTTGGAATTGCTTTTGGAGTAATACTTAATCGTTTTAATGTAAGCCTGATTGCCTACAACTGGTACATTCCTCTTTCTGAGAAATACTATCCTACTTGGATGGAAGTGGCACTTTCCTCAGGAGTGGTCATCTTAATAATTCTGTTTTACAGATTCATTGTAAGGAGAATGGCTATTCTTTCGTAAAAATTTTTTCATATCTTATTTTTGATATTCTCTGTCCAATCATTTCAACAACTTTAAAAGTTTTACCATCAACATTTACAGTGTCACCAACACGGGGAATTCTTTGAAGAGCGGTAAGAATAAATCCTCCAAGAGTATCGTAATCTTCTGATTCTTCAATTTCAATTCCGTAGTCTTCTTTTAAATCTCTTATGGAAATTGTAGCATCAATAAGCATTGAACCATCGGGAAGTGTAATTACAGGCATTTCAGTATCATATTCATCCCTTATCTCACCTACAAGCTCTTCAAGAATGTCTTCAAGTGTTACGAGCCCTGTTACAACACCGTATTCATCAACAACCACTGCCATGTGAACTCTTTTTTTCTGCATTTCTTTAAGCAGTATGTTTATTTTCATCGTTTCAGGCACAAACATGGGAGGTTTAAGAAGTCTTTTTATATCTATGGTTTCAGAATTTTTAATGAGTGCATTATAGAAATCCTTTGCATGAAGTATTCCTCTAATGTCATTGAGATCCTTACCAAGAGCAGGATATCTTGAAAACTTTTCATCCATAATAATTTCTTTAATTTCATCAATGCTCATGTAAATGCTAACAGTAACCATTTGAGGAGCTGGAACCATTATTTCTTTAACTGTTATTTCACTGAAGCTGAATGCACTATGGATAAGCTGTCGTTCTTCAGGTTCAAATATACCCTTTTGTTCTCCTTCTTCAATTAAAAGTTTTAACTCTTCCTGTGAAACAAATCCTCTCTCAGAGAATGCCTTAAGTCCAAATGGTTTAAGAAGAAAGTTTGTGCTCACTGTTAGAATTTTTACAAAAATAAAGGTTAACTTTGAGAATCTATCAATAAATTTTGCAGTTTTTAAGCTTATCCAGTCAGGATGGTAAAGAGCAATGGATTTTGGAATTAGTTCACCCACTATTACCATAAAATATGTAACCAGAATTACAACTACAGCGATAGATATTGCTTCTGCAGAAACTCTAAGGAAACTGAATGGTAATGCCTCAATCAAAGGCTTTATGTTTTTTACTGCATATGCACCTGCCAGAGCTGAGGCCAGGCTTCCTATTAGAGTAATTCCAACCTGAATAGTTGCTAAGAATTTATCAGGATTTTCCTTGAATTTTTGAACTATTTCAGCATTTGGATTTTTTTCTTCAATAAGCTGTTTAAGCTTTGATCTTCTTAATGTAACAACTCCGATTTCACTGGCAGCAAAGAGGCCATTCAAAATGATAAGAAGAATTATTAAAAAAATCTCATTCATAATCAGGATTTAATTTTCTTAACAAGCGCCTCTGCTACCTCCTGTGTTCCCACAGGTGGATTTGGATCATCTGGTGTTTTCATATCATAGGTTACAAACTTTCCCTCTTCTATAATTTCAGCTACAGCTTTTTCTATTTTATTTGCAGCATCAAATTCACCTAAATGTCTCAGCATCATAACTGCACTCAATATTATTGCAAAGGGATTTACTTTGTTCAATCCCTTGTATTTTGGTGCGCTTCCATGGGTTGGCTCAAATACCGCATATTCATCACCAATGTTTGCTCCCGGTGCCAGTCCAAGTCCACCAATAAGCCCTGCTGCAAGATCGCTTATTATGTCACCGTAGAGATTTGGTAGTACAAGAACATCATAAAGCTCAGGCTTCTGAACAAGCTGCATACACATGTTGTCAACAATCTTGTCCTCAAACTCTATGTCTGGATATCGGGCTGCCACATCTCTTGCCACTTCAAGAAAAAGCCCATCACTGTACTTCATGATATTTGCTTTATGAACAGCGGTAACCTTCTTTCTACCATTTTTTCTTGCATACTCAAAGGCAAAACGGACAATTCTTTCTGTTCCGAAAACTGAGATTGGTTTAATACTTATTCCAGAGTCCTGCCTGATTTTTTTGGTCGTTTTTTCTTCAATAAATTTTATCAAATCCAGTGTTTCAGGCTCACCTTTTTTAAACTCCACTCCAGCATAAAGGTCTTCTGTGTTTTCTCTTACTATAACAAGATCAATATTTTCATATTTTGTTCTTGCACCTTTAAAGCTCTTGCAGGGTCTTACACATGCATAAAGGTCAAGAGCCTGTCTGAGAGTGACATTTACGCTTCTGAAACCTGTTCCAACAGGTGTTGTTATTGGTCCTTTTATGGCAATTTTATTTTTTTTGATTGAATCTATCACCCTTTCAGGAAGAGGATTCCCCTCTTTTAAATAAACGTCTTCTCCTGCATTCTGAATTTCCCAGTTGATCTTTACTCCTGTTGCTTCAACAACTTTTTTCATTGCCTCAGAGATTTCAGGTCCAATTCCATCTCCTGGAATAAGCGTGATATTGTACATTTTTATATTTCCTCCTAAGGTGTTACTGTTAGAATCTGCCTGACAATGTCAGGATACTGTGCTATAAATCTAAGTTCATCATCAGTAAGAGGTTTCTGGGTATGTAAATTTGCATACTGAACAAGTTCAAGTATTTTTCTTGCTTCATTGTCATCGTGAAATTCTATTCCAAGTTTGCTGTATACATATCTGAATCCTTTTATTCCACCATACTCTCCAGTTGTTATAATTCTTCCTGTTTCAAGAAGTTCTGGTTCTCCACGACCAACATCTTCTGGAGAGTACAGTTCATAATTAGCTCTGTCTTTTAAAACTCCATCAGCATGGATTCCTGATTCATGGGCAAAAGCATTTGCACCAACACCTGGCTGATTTATAGGGATGGGGATATTGAAAGCGTATGAGGCGTATTTGGCAATTTTCCATGCCATTTTAAGATTTACATGTTCATCAAGTGGACATTTTTCCTTCAGTCCATGAGAAAACTTAAGGGCTAAGATTGTGGATACCAGATCAGCATTTCCAGCTCTTTCACCATATCCATTAACCGTTGTATTTATGTAACTGTCAACTCCTGCCTCTATTGTACCCTGAGCTCCTGCAACAGATACTGCCTCTGCCATGCCAAGGTCATTGTGACAATGCATTTCAATGGGAAATTTTGTAGCCAGCGCAAGTGTATGAATTCTTTCATAAATTGTAATCGGGTCTTCACATCCAAGTGTATCACAGTAACGGAATCTATCTCCACCTGCCTCTTTTCCTGCAAGAATGAATTCAATGAGTCTGCTGAGTTCTGTTCTGGATGCATCTTCTGCATTGAAGCCTACTGTTTCTGCTCCTAATTCCTTGGCAAGTTTTACAGCATTATACATTCCTTTTACAATGTCATCCCATGTTTTTCTGCCCTGAAACTTACCCTGAATCATAATTTCAGATGTTGAGACGGAGAGATTCAAGTGTTTAATTTTAGGACAGTTTTTAAATGCAAGCTCAACATCTTCAGGAATGGCTCTTGCCCATCCTTCAAGATGAATTCTTTTAAAGACGCCCATCTCAGCAAGTTCAAGATTCGCATTAATGTAATTAACTTCATGTTTCAGGGTAGGAAATCCAATTTCACTCTGATAAACGCCCATCTCATCAAGATATAAATTGAGCATTGTCTTTGAAAGTTTTGGTAGAAGTATTCTTGAAGTCTGAACCCCATCTCTATTTGTTACATCAATAAGATAAACTTTTCCCATATTTGCCATTTTTCCTCCTTTTATAAATTTGTTGTTATTTTCTTTGAGATATTTCTCTTGGAATGGCTACTTTACCGGTTCTCACAAACTCTTTTATTCCTAAGGGTTTCATAAGTTCTATAAAAGCTTGAATCTTTTTTTCATCTCCTGTGACTTCTATTGTATAGGTTGTAGGACCTGAGTCAACAACTCTTCCACGAAATATTTCAACTGTTTTCAATAACTCAAGTCTGTTTTCCTTTCTTGGTGCAACTTTAATTAAAACCATTTCTCTTTCCACATGGTCTATCTCGGTTAAATCAACAACTTTGATAACATCAACAAGTCGGTTAAGTTGCTTTGTAATCTGTTCAATAACTCTATCATCGCCTGTTGTTACAATTGTCATAATTGATATATTTGGATCAATTGTTTCTCCCACTGAAAGACTTTCTATGTTGTAACCCCTGCCGCTGAACAGTCCTGCAATTCTTGCTAAAACTCCGAATTTGTTTTCTACTAAAACAGAGATTGTGTGTCTCACTGTTTCCTCCTATTTAACCGCTTTCAGTTTTCGCTCTTTTTTCTTCTCTTCAAAAATCATCTGATCAATTGGAGCTCCTGGCGGCACCATAGGATAAACTTTTTCTTTCCAGTCAACAACAAAATCCATAAATACAGGCTTTCTTATTGATAAAGCTTCTTTTATTACAGGTTCAACCTCACTTGGTTTGGTTGCTCTCAATCCAACAGCTCCATAAGATTCTGCGACTTTTACAAAATCAGGTGCTGTGCTTAAATAGGTATGTGAATATCTTTCATTGTAAAAGAGTTCTTGCCATTGTCTGACCATTCCAAGATAACTGTTATTAATTATTGCCACCTTTACAGGTAAATCATAAACCACTGCTGTTGCAAGTTCTTGAATATTCATCTGGATACTTCCATCACCTGCTATGTCAATAACTGTCATATCAGGAAAGGCAAGCTGCGCACCAATTGCTGCCGGAAATCCATATCCCATTGTTCCAAGTCCACCTGAGGTTACAAGCCTGCGAGGTTTGTCAAATTTGTAAAACTGAGCTGCCCACATCTGATTCTGTCCAACTTCTGTTGTAATAATTGCATCCCCTTTTGTAATTTCATATATTTTTTCAATAACATACTGGGGCTTTATAACTTCTGGATCAAATTCATATGTAAGCGGTCTTTCCTTTTTCCATTGATTTATCTGTTTAAGCCAAGCCTTTCTGATCTCCTCCCACTGAGGCTTAATTTCTTCTTTTATGATTTTATTGAGCACCTGAAGAACCCTGCTTACATCTCCAACTATTGGGATATCAACTCTCACATTCTTACGAATTGATGTAGGATCAATATCTATGTGGATAATCTTTGCCTGAGGAGCAAACGCATCTGCTTTCCCTGTTACTCTGTCGTCAAATCTCATTCCAATTGCGATGATTAAATCGGAATTCTGAACTGCCATATTAGCATAATATGTTCCATGCATTCCAAGCATTCCAAGTGAAAGTTCATGGGTGCGAGGGAAACTGCCAAGCCCCATAAGAGTATTGGCAACTGGAATCTGAGTAATTTCTGCAAGTTCTTTAAGATATTCATGTGCATTGGAAATAATACATCCACCACCGGCAATGATGACAGGTTTTTTTGCCCTGGCTATTTCCTGTGCTGCTTTTTTTATCATGTAAATATTACCCTCATAGGTCGGATTGTAACTTCTTATATGAACTTTTTCTGGCCAGACAAACTCTGTCTTACCCTGAGTAACATCCTTAGGAAGATCAACAAGCACAGGACCTGGTCTACCTGTAGTGGCAATATAGAAAGCTTCTCTTACCTGTTTTGCTAAATCTTTTACATCCTTTACGAGGATATTGTATTTGGTGCAAGGTCTTGTAATTCCTACAATATCTGCTTCCTGAAAGGCATCATTTCCAATAAGAAATGTGGGAACCTGACCTGTAAAGATAACAAGTGGAACAGAATCCATGTACGCAGTCGCTATTCCTGTTACAGTATTAGTTGCTCCTGGACCACTTGTAACCAGAACAACGCCTGGTTTTCCACTGACCCTTGCATATCCATCAGCAGCGTGGGTAGCTCCCTGTTCATGTCTTGTAAGAATTAGCTTTATATCTGGATCATCGTAAAGAAGGTCAAAGATGTCAAGAATTACTCCTCCGGGGTAACCAAAAATGTGTTTTACTCCCTCCCTTTTCAAACATTCAATTAAAATTTCTGCACCTTTCATTTTTGCCATGGCTATACCCTTATTTTATAAGTTTTGAAAAATAAAATACCATAACTGTCTCTATTTAATCAATTTTTCAAGCATTTTTATGCTTTTAAACACATCTTCAGGAGTATGAGCTTCAATTGTATGTAAACAATTTTCATTTTTAAATAATCTAAAAAATTTTTCAAAATCAAAGCAACCACTTCCAATACAGAGATGTTCATCAAACTGTTTGTTGTTGTCATGGAGGTGAAGCTCAATTATATAATCATTCAACGAATAAAGCCATTCTTCAATGCTTTTTTTTGAAAAGAGATTAAAATGCCCTGTATCAAAACATATTCCAAAATAAGGGGAGCGAATTTTTTCCATAAGCATTTGCAGATTTTCTGGGTCTTCTTCAAAAATGTTTTCTATGGCAATTTTAATCTTTAAATTTTCCCCTCTTGGTAAAATTTTTTCCCATGTTTTAAGACTTGCCTCCAGCCACACTTTTACTTTAAAGGCATACTTCCATTTTTCATAGCCTGAGTGAAAAACTATTGATTTTGGGCTTAGGATTTCAGCAATGTCAAAAACCTGATTAAATCTTTCAACTGTAATCTCTCTTACCTTTGAATCAACTGCACCGGGAGATAAATCCATAAATGGTGCATGGAAAGATAAACAAGGCTCATAGGATAGAGTTTTTTTAAGTTTTTCTATATCCTTTGTAGTAATACGGTCAAGGGATTGAGAGTCAAAATATATTTCAAGGTTAAGTTTTTCTTTTTGAATGATATCAATGTAATCATAAATTTTGTTATATGGTACATGGATATGTATGTTTTCCATCTAAGTGGATTTTTCCTCTGATTTTTTGGAAGTTTTGTCTGAATTGGAAGAACCATTCCCTGAGTTATTTTTTCTTGCATAGTCTGTCACATACCAGCCACTTCCCTTTAAAATAAAAGAAGAGTGGGATATAAGTTTTTTAAGCTCTCCTCCGCAGACAGGACAATTTTTTAAAGGTTCTTCGCTGAATTTCTGAATAACTTCGTGAACTTTGTGGCATTTCATACATTCATATTCATAAATTGGCATCTGACTGCACCCCTCCTTATAAAGATATTGATAAATTTTATTTTAAAACATTCTTAGCCATTTTTGGTATATTTTGGTATAATTAAG from Thermodesulfovibrio sp. 3907-1M harbors:
- a CDS encoding isocitrate/isopropylmalate dehydrogenase family protein, encoding MYNITLIPGDGIGPEISEAMKKVVEATGVKINWEIQNAGEDVYLKEGNPLPERVIDSIKKNKIAIKGPITTPVGTGFRSVNVTLRQALDLYACVRPCKSFKGARTKYENIDLVIVRENTEDLYAGVEFKKGEPETLDLIKFIEEKTTKKIRQDSGISIKPISVFGTERIVRFAFEYARKNGRKKVTAVHKANIMKYSDGLFLEVARDVAARYPDIEFEDKIVDNMCMQLVQKPELYDVLVLPNLYGDIISDLAAGLIGGLGLAPGANIGDEYAVFEPTHGSAPKYKGLNKVNPFAIILSAVMMLRHLGEFDAANKIEKAVAEIIEEGKFVTYDMKTPDDPNPPVGTQEVAEALVKKIKS
- the ilvB gene encoding biosynthetic-type acetolactate synthase large subunit; protein product: MAKMKGAEILIECLKREGVKHIFGYPGGVILDIFDLLYDDPDIKLILTRHEQGATHAADGYARVSGKPGVVLVTSGPGATNTVTGIATAYMDSVPLVIFTGQVPTFLIGNDAFQEADIVGITRPCTKYNILVKDVKDLAKQVREAFYIATTGRPGPVLVDLPKDVTQGKTEFVWPEKVHIRSYNPTYEGNIYMIKKAAQEIARAKKPVIIAGGGCIISNAHEYLKELAEITQIPVANTLMGLGSFPRTHELSLGMLGMHGTYYANMAVQNSDLIIAIGMRFDDRVTGKADAFAPQAKIIHIDIDPTSIRKNVRVDIPIVGDVSRVLQVLNKIIKEEIKPQWEEIRKAWLKQINQWKKERPLTYEFDPEVIKPQYVIEKIYEITKGDAIITTEVGQNQMWAAQFYKFDKPRRLVTSGGLGTMGYGFPAAIGAQLAFPDMTVIDIAGDGSIQMNIQELATAVVYDLPVKVAIINNSYLGMVRQWQELFYNERYSHTYLSTAPDFVKVAESYGAVGLRATKPSEVEPVIKEALSIRKPVFMDFVVDWKEKVYPMVPPGAPIDQMIFEEKKKERKLKAVK
- the nrfD gene encoding NrfD/PsrC family molybdoenzyme membrane anchor subunit translates to MRNNSWFREKIFLGMSFKEYVSKHATLPFFIAFLILAFSFYSMVYRLLYGLGPATNLSDTYPWGLWISFDILAGIALAAPGLTVGTAVYLFGLKDYKHFARAAILSSLLGYVFAVFALMFDLGRYYRVPYVIGWSWGLNSILFLIAWHFFLYIIICLIEWFPAFFEWIGREKLREFFSKLGIWATVFGVIIAGGHQSALGGLFLIAPTKVHPLWYSALLPLFFLISAVFAGISMVIIESTISHRVFKEHIKNFDEEEFNRKTLGLAKALVVSLFVYLILKILDLAHYDNWHYLITGYGYWYLFEVCGFVLLPALVLINAIKTKNAKIVRVTAFGIAFGVILNRFNVSLIAYNWYIPLSEKYYPTWMEVALSSGVVILIILFYRFIVRRMAILS
- the ilvN gene encoding acetolactate synthase small subunit yields the protein MRHTISVLVENKFGVLARIAGLFSGRGYNIESLSVGETIDPNISIMTIVTTGDDRVIEQITKQLNRLVDVIKVVDLTEIDHVEREMVLIKVAPRKENRLELLKTVEIFRGRVVDSGPTTYTIEVTGDEKKIQAFIELMKPLGIKEFVRTGKVAIPREISQRK
- a CDS encoding sugar phosphate isomerase/epimerase family protein; its protein translation is MENIHIHVPYNKIYDYIDIIQKEKLNLEIYFDSQSLDRITTKDIEKLKKTLSYEPCLSFHAPFMDLSPGAVDSKVREITVERFNQVFDIAEILSPKSIVFHSGYEKWKYAFKVKVWLEASLKTWEKILPRGENLKIKIAIENIFEEDPENLQMLMEKIRSPYFGICFDTGHFNLFSKKSIEEWLYSLNDYIIELHLHDNNKQFDEHLCIGSGCFDFEKFFRLFKNENCLHTIEAHTPEDVFKSIKMLEKLIK
- a CDS encoding zinc ribbon domain-containing protein; this encodes MPIYEYECMKCHKVHEVIQKFSEEPLKNCPVCGGELKKLISHSSFILKGSGWYVTDYARKNNSGNGSSNSDKTSKKSEEKST
- a CDS encoding hemolysin family protein, giving the protein MNEIFLIILLIILNGLFAASEIGVVTLRRSKLKQLIEEKNPNAEIVQKFKENPDKFLATIQVGITLIGSLASALAGAYAVKNIKPLIEALPFSFLRVSAEAISIAVVVILVTYFMVIVGELIPKSIALYHPDWISLKTAKFIDRFSKLTFIFVKILTVSTNFLLKPFGLKAFSERGFVSQEELKLLIEEGEQKGIFEPEERQLIHSAFSFSEITVKEIMVPAPQMVTVSIYMSIDEIKEIIMDEKFSRYPALGKDLNDIRGILHAKDFYNALIKNSETIDIKRLLKPPMFVPETMKINILLKEMQKKRVHMAVVVDEYGVVTGLVTLEDILEELVGEIRDEYDTEMPVITLPDGSMLIDATISIRDLKEDYGIEIEESEDYDTLGGFILTALQRIPRVGDTVNVDGKTFKVVEMIGQRISKIRYEKIFTKE
- a CDS encoding homocitrate synthase, whose protein sequence is MGKVYLIDVTNRDGVQTSRILLPKLSKTMLNLYLDEMGVYQSEIGFPTLKHEVNYINANLELAEMGVFKRIHLEGWARAIPEDVELAFKNCPKIKHLNLSVSTSEIMIQGKFQGRKTWDDIVKGMYNAVKLAKELGAETVGFNAEDASRTELSRLIEFILAGKEAGGDRFRYCDTLGCEDPITIYERIHTLALATKFPIEMHCHNDLGMAEAVSVAGAQGTIEAGVDSYINTTVNGYGERAGNADLVSTILALKFSHGLKEKCPLDEHVNLKMAWKIAKYASYAFNIPIPINQPGVGANAFAHESGIHADGVLKDRANYELYSPEDVGRGEPELLETGRIITTGEYGGIKGFRYVYSKLGIEFHDDNEARKILELVQYANLHTQKPLTDDELRFIAQYPDIVRQILTVTP